In the genome of Ananas comosus cultivar F153 linkage group 11, ASM154086v1, whole genome shotgun sequence, one region contains:
- the LOC109716953 gene encoding trans-resveratrol di-O-methyltransferase-like, which translates to MEHYWDDDLLVAAQSDLWNHSFVFLKSMSLKCAIELGIPNAIHRHGAPVSVPDLVAALNLPAARLPPLRRLMRALAFSHLFTRQTSEATAAGGEEEDLYGLTPTSRLLVDDAGDRRSLAPFVRAMLDPVQTMPSLLISGWFKAADGVATPFEAVHGSDIWSRTSRNPEFNATFNEGMAADAGFVMDLVVRKCGHVFRGLRSLVDVGGGTGAAARAVAGAFPHIKCAVLDLPQVVQGLPADGPVEFIAGSMFERVPPADAVMLKWILHDWDDEVCVRILRKCKEAIPPREAGGKVIVMEQVMGSSPGEKATENQLFFDVWMMVQTGGRERDEQEWCNIFTEAGFSDYKIAATFGFRSVIEVYP; encoded by the exons ATGGAGCACTACTGGGACGACGATCTCCTGGTAGCAGCTCAATCCGACTTATGGAACCACTCGTTCGTCTTCCTCAAATCCATGTCGCTCAAGTGCGCCATCGAGCTTGGCATCCCCAACGCCATCCACCGCCACGGCGCCCCAGTCTCCGTCCCCGACCTCGTCGCTGCGCTCAACCTCCCGGCCGCCAGACtgccgccgctccgccgcctcATGCGCGCGCTCGCTTTCTCCCACCTCTTCACAAGGCAGACGTCGGAAGCCACCGCCGCcggcggggaggaggaggatttgtaCGGCCTCACCCCGACCTCCCGCCTGCTCGTCGACGACGCCGGAGACCGCCGCAGCCTCGCGCCGTTCGTTCGCGCGATGCTCGACCCGGTGCAGACGATGCCGTCGCTGCTCATAAGCGGCTGGTTTAAAGCAGCGGATGGCGTCGCGACGCCATTCGAGGCAGTGCACGGAAGCGATATCTGGAGCAGGACGAGCCGGAACCCGGAGTTCAACGCGACGTTCAACGAGGGGATGGCGGCGGACGCGGGGTTCGTAATGGACCTGGTTGTCAGAAAATGCGGGCATGTCTTCCGCGGGCTGCGCTCGCTGGTCGACGTCGGCGGGGGAACTGGCGCTGCCGCCCGCGCCGTTGCGGGGGCGTTTCCGCACATCAAGTGTGCTGTTCTTGATCTGCCTCAGGTGGTCCAGGGACTGCCGGCAGACGGGCCCGTGGAATTTATCGCGGGCAGCATGTTCGAGCGCGTTCCTCCGGCGGACGCTGTGATGTTGAAG TGGATTCTACACGATTGGGACGACGAGGTTTGCGTGAGGATACTGCGGAAGTGCAAGGAGGCGATCCCACCAAGAGAGGCCGGAGGGAAGGTTATCGTCATGGAGCAAGTGATGGGGTCGAGCCCGGGAGAGAAGGCGACGGAGAATCAGCTCTTCTTCGACGTGTGGATGATGGTCCAAACCGGGGGACGCGAGAGAGACGAGCAGGAATGGTGCAACATATTCACCGAAGCAGGATTTAGTGATTACAAGATTGCTGCCACGTTTGGATTCCGATCAGTTATTGAGGTGTATCCTTAA